A region of the Candoia aspera isolate rCanAsp1 chromosome 15, rCanAsp1.hap2, whole genome shotgun sequence genome:
GATCTTGAAACTGCCCCAAGTTTCTCCCTATCCCAACTTATATGAAACAAAATTGAGGGATTGCTTGAGGTTTTTTCTCACCCTTCCTTCTATCTTTGGACCATTTTATCTCTTTTCCAAATCCCTCCTACAGTTCGTTCCTTTCTCCCCTCTCATTCCTTCTCCGCAGCAagttctaaattcctttacatccCTTAATTTTCTTCCCACTCCTGACCTTGGGCTCCACAGCCCCAAAGTTATGTTGGGTCAAAATCTGCcatgttcatttatttcatttccatgtTTGTTTACAGCAATATCATTGAAATCTTACAAAACTTCATGGCTTAAGAATATATTTGATACTACTGCCCTCTGCAGTTAGAGAAAGGGTATTGCAGGAGCTCTCCAAGGTAGAAAAATCAAGAGATTCTGACCAGATCAACTAAAAATGTGTCCAGCTGCACTTAAGAAGAAGATAGGTAATTGCTTTATGGCAGGTCAGATGTCTTGCCCATTCCACCCAGTACTTCCCACTCTGGACCAGCAATCAGGGTTGGTGGCAGAGACGTCTGCAATTCTGCCCGAGGCCTTAGTACATTGATGggaatggttttttttaatgtaatttttattaaagactttCACATAAGTAATAGATAAACATGAACTTTTACCCagtaaaattaagaaaagaaataaaagataaaagaagaagcagaaaggACACTTCAggtagaaaagaaatgaaatttcaagaagcaacttccaatcttctttacagccgcTACCAATTCATTCTCTTGCCTCCCTCTTCAAAGTTACAACATGGTCCTcctcttcccatattcaaccctctttaatcagcaaatccataaatcaccaattcattttttccccattttcagcaaaaagcccaccAGGATACATTGATGGGAATGTCCAACCCTTGAAGAAAACTTCAGCAAAATGCCAATATTAAGCATCGCTAATAAAATGAgtttcaattttttccagctGCTCCATTTAGCCCTGCAGGAGTTTCATACCAAATCCTCTTGTTGCGGCTCCTTCACTAGTTAAGTCCTTAAGCTTGCGATAAGCCAACCTATAGGGAAGGAATTCTTCCAAcagaatggatgaatggatggatggatgccctACTAACAGCAGCAAGCTGAAATAATTTGGGCTTGCTATTAGCTTCCATTTTTGCCCCTGACAAGATCAAGAGGCATCCAAGACACCTTCCTGAATATAACCAGGGCTTGGACGGGGGACCACTTACAAACCTCTTTCTGATTATCTCTGTGAATTCCACGATGGCATCAATTCAAGttagaaatgtaaaataattttaagtcTTCTTAAGCACCTCATTTTGAGAACTGGTCTTCTATACCAGGAAGGACTATTAGAATTAGTTAGTGTTCACTTTCTTCCCTCagaacaaacacacacaaaagttGAAGATAGGTTCCTCTCAACAAAACACAATTTATTTGGCATCTAGATGGAATGTCTCTCACAGCATCTTGAGAAAAAAGATTAGTACCCCAACCCACCCTTCTCCACCACttccccaaaataattttttttaaaaaatcaaaatattagaaCATAAAATGTCACAGGGACCAACTTGTTACAGTATCAAATTTCATTTCTACATACTATTCCATGAAATATcaaaactttttttcctcttatgttTACACACACGGGCCACAGTTCAGTTCAGCCACAAACCAACATCATGATAACCTGGCAAATTCGGCTAGGGCCAAAAATGTCTTccgaaagaaaataaaaagcagtgaCTCATTTATTGCCACGCTCACGCGCACACGCACATCCTTCACACTTCCCAAGCattcagaaagttgggcatccaATTTTCAAATTAAGATGTAGCTATAAAAGAGCTGTGAACATCGGAATGTGCCTTACATTGAGTCCAAATGTTGGCCTGTAGAGATCTGTTTGCCTGACCGCAAATGGTAACAGCTCCCTAGATTTTTCCAGTTCTACCTTTCCCGTTACAGCCTTGAACAAGCTGGTTTGTTTTTGTGAGAAATCAAAATAATGGGCAGTGGAGCAACTGAATGGGCAAGCAGTGGTTTCTCACCAAACCATGACTTTTTAGTTCATGTCATTTCTCCCGATACCTGAAAGTTGACAATATGGTCCTTCTTCCTCTCCACCTGTACCAGCCTCATCGAAATGCAGTGGATTTTAACCTCAGCCCTCCAACCTCCGTACCATAACTCTATCCCTTGTTTATTAGGATATCTGTACCACTtgagaataaaaacaaaccaagaatTGGATTCaatggagcatttttttttccaaaagacacATTCAGGCAAAACATCCAGGTCTTATGAGGAGGGAATCCTGACCTCTATGCTGTGTACTCcccaataaaaagcaaaaaaaaaaaaaagaatcacaccCACGGAGAAACATCTTCTCTAAGAAACTGACAGCAAAAACCGAAGGACGTGTCAAACAAAGTTTGTAAGATGGAAAATGGCCTTCCCAGCCCTGGGAGCAAAAATCTGCTTTATGGTAAGAAATAGCAATCGACTGCCACGAGAGAGATTCAGCAAATTGGCTGAGTGTGGTGGGAACTGTATCCCAACCATCCAGtaagcatttttaaattttatttcaacatGGAAAATTTAAGGGAGCCATCAGCACTCACATCTAAGTGGTGTAGGAGTGGTGATGAACCAAAGAATAATCTGGTGCAAAACTCttgatttcagggaagggaatttttcaacaaaaaaaaaaaatgtaaggattTTGCAGTTTCAAAACTAAATGGTACCACTAGCTCTGGATCTGCCTGTTTCTTCCTACACTCTCATCATCTTGCACGGACTTGCTGCCTGGGCCTCAGCTTCCAATCTTGTGTTGCTCTTGTGCTTTGCTCAAGATCACAAACTCTCACCCAAGCCCACTCACACTTACACATATAAAACCAAGGAAAGAAGTCAGTACGTACAATGTATAAAACTGATGAGTGTGCTAAAAACGCACATAACccgctttttattttatttttttcatacttcAGAAATGCTCAGTATCTGCCCTGGATCCACAATTCTGACCACAGACTTTGGGAAGAAGAGAGAATTCTGCCTTTGCTACCAGTTTGAGACAGCCAGGAAACGGGACGGGAGTAGGAGTGGGAGAGAGAAGAATCCACAGGGCTGGTTTTCCTCCAGTGTCACGTGGCAATTTCCACGCTCATCCAAAGAGAGATTTAAGTCTCTGGCTCATTCCGGGCCTCTGGGCAAAATGGCTGGGAAAGTGTTGGCCACTTAGTAGCTTCTTAGTGTCTCTGAGGTTGGTGAGGAGAACCATTTTTCAATCAAACTTCCATATCCCATGGGGCAAGATCAAAGAAAGCCTGTGAGGTCAGTAAAGGGGAGCTGTGCAGTTCTACCTAAGCTGTACCTACCACAACTTCCGAGGGAAAGTATTGTCTAGATGCAACTGCCTAGCAACGTGATTGTTGTACCGTAAAATGAAATTCTAATGGATTCATGATTGTTTGCAAGCAAGTACCACCCACCATAAGAGCAATTGGGTTGGCTTTCTACCGAGTCAAGTCAAGATCACTGTGGTCTACGCTGATGGGCGACCACTTTCCAAGATTTTCAGCTGGAGTCTTCCCAAGCAATCCCTGGACATGTGGAAGATTAagtctgggattttctgcaaGGAAATCTGCGAGTGTTATTTACCAAGCTAGAACCCTCTTGTAAAATGGCCTGCACAGTGGACACACTCATGGAATTGGCCGAAAAGCCAACCCACCATCAGTATTACATCAGGAAAGATACCAAATGCAAAAGAAGGGTGAGGAAAAGGTTCAGTTGAAATGAGAAGGCACCCTGACACGTTAAGCACTGAACCATATGTTGCATGTGTCTCTCCTGTCCCTCTAGACCTCCTCCTTGCCTTTCATAAGGCAACAGGAACACACAAATGAAGGATTGGAAGTCAAGTCTCTGCTAACTAAATCTGGGCAGCCTACTCAGGAGGCAAGAGGCTAGCGATAGGTCTGCTTGGCTACATTTGAAATCAACTCAGTATTTACAAGTTCTCACCGAGATCTCTCAGTGGGAAGGGTGAGTGGATGTTCTAGGGGACAGATCCCTTGACCTTTCAAATTGgagatgcccctctcagagactCCAGCTGGAATATTACTGAGGGTTTCTGGCTTCACGCATCTCCAAGCGGGTCAAATTCCAAACTCCAGATAGGTCATAATGAACAACAGGACAGCTTTTGCTAAGGTTTGTGAGGAAACCAAGATTCTGTATGATCTGTTTTCTAATCTTTGCTGTCTCCTGTTATAACAACAACATAAAGCGTCAAATGAATCCTGCAGTATAAAGAAAACATGAAATCTAACGACTGAGAATGAAAAGCAAATTAACAGGGAAAGAGCAAATCAAACGTGGACTGACTGGTCCAATCGcatctttttttcttggaaatttgGTACCCCCACACCGTCTCAGTCTCAAAAGTCAATACCCCAATTAATAATgaagagagaagggggggggagcTCATTTACAAGTCACTGAGTTAAAATGACCCAGTTGAATATCAAACGTCTTATGGCGAAGCGAGCAGATTGTTGATTTGGACCTTAGTGCCTACTTCCGGGAAACAAACAAGTATTCAATAAACCCATATAGTCCTTCTTTCCAACCAGGGGTGGAAGCCACATGAAGATGAAGACTTTATGGGCCCCACTGCCTGTCTCTTTCTCCTTGGGCTCAGGTTTCAAATGACGAGGGTTCTGCAAGCTGTTCAGATACCCAACAGCCCGAAGTCTAGTCTTCTGTACGTGAAGGTTAGCCAAACCAAGACTGGTAACGCAGGAGATCCAAAGTGATCAGCCACACactcttccatttctttcagaATCTGTTTCTCGCAGATCCTAAAGCCCTGGCATCCAAGAAGCTTCTGCATGTAAAGTTCATCGTGTGGTCCTTCCCTTCCACGATTTACAAGGTGAGGAAAAGAATGATCCCCTTTCTCCAGCCCCTCCCCAAAATCTCTCCataattttcctcctttttttaaaaaaaaaattaaaaactcaacATCTTCTGCTCTTTTTCCACTGCCAatagggggaagaaaaaaaaaaacacaccgtTTTCACAACTTGGTTCTTCTTCTTTTGAAGAGGGCAACGCAGGAATGGGAAAGGACTGCCCCAGCCAACAGGTTCGAGGTTCAGCTAAAAGGAGAATTCGGAAAGCAAGACACAGAGTTTATTTCTGAACTTCAGTCCGTGAAttaagcatccacttgtacatcTGCTGTGCAAAGAGTCGCTCGACGTTTATTTCTGGCCGGCAGGAAGGGGTCTTTCgttttgattttgtttccttTATACAATGGTATTAAGAGAACAGTGACTGTGACGGCCGCCGGCAAGGTTCTCCGAAAGTGTGCTTTCACTTAAAGGGGTGTCTGGTAGGACGAGAAGGGTGCTGCTGTCAGCTGAGCTCTCAAGCTCCATCGGGGATGGGCCAACTGAAGGAGGAAGAGATTCATCAGGGAGCGGCAGAGACGTGTCGGCATTTCCTAGTGACAGCTGAGCGTTTGGCCCCATCTGGGAATGGACCCCATCTAGAAATGGAAAGGGAGGAGGAGTCAAGCCCCAAATGCATCCCCTTATGTTGTCAGCTACTTCCAGACCCTTACTGCTGACTTTTGTAGACTGGGATCCTGTGATACCATCCTGTGTGAGCCCCCGATACATGGAGTTCAACTCCCCAGCCCATATCACCATTGCTAAAATTCTGGAGTATATCAGGAAGGCAGAGTGGTCCACACCAAGACTAGGGAAGTGGCAGTTGTCTAACTACATCTGAATCTCCAACATTCTCCTGGATATATGCAGATAGACACAACAAGCTCTTAGGGTTGCAAGCAGAGGATTTTTCAGGACCTACCAAAGGACGCCGGAGAATTAACTGGACACTTTCTACCTTCAAAACCGGCACTCTGCCGCTGAGTGACCCTCGCTAGACTTCTGGTACTCCAAATTAATTCTTTATTGAAGGCCGAATGGGAAACACCGAAGCCAATGTCAACAGGAGGGAGTTGGGCAAGAATTCCAAGCAGAGAACAATACCTGGAGAACAAAGGACGTTGTCTGGGTTGATGGAAGCTTCGTAAGGTGGTGGTGGGTCATCTGGATGTTGAATATCTGGGTATTTGTAAGCTGTGTAGGGTGGAGGCGGGTCATGGAAGTGGAACGCTCCACCTTCACCATCATCAGAAAGATGCAGAGGAGTGAGTCCCGTTCCAAAGCCACCTGGACCATAATCAAAACCAGGCATCCTGCGGCCCAGGTTGAAGTGGTGCACTGCAAAAGGGGGGCAGGAGGAGGACATACAAGACCCATCAAACATCGTCCTTACGacttcttttcattcattctgcaaAGCCTCCAGTTTAAAGTGGAATAGTGGAGCTTTTTCTCTTCAGCCCTCAAAAACGGTGGAAAGAATTTTAACTTTTACTTTCCAAGTAGGTCTTCTTAGCGAAGACTCTGATTTTTCTGTTTAAGTCATGTTTCCTGTGTCAGCAGAAAACTGCACAGAATTAAGGAAGACCGTTGTTGGGACAGAAGGCAGATAACAAGGTGTAAATATGTCCGGGAAAGGGGTCATCTTACAACGCTTACAAAATGAAGGAATGGAGATCAAGGTGAAAGCAAGACTATGGTGCCAACCTCAAGGCCTGGTTTTGGATGATAACTTTACCACCAATATTAAGctgggtattttttttcctgcctatgCAAGTGTAATTAAATATTCAGAACCGTCGATGCCTCTTTTCTATACAGAatgccataaaacatttcctgaggTCAACTCCCGATGTTTGACTGGGATATACTGTTCAACAGTGGCTACTTGCAAGGCAGatccatctctccctgaattgttaagaacttttccagtacattagcagctctgccactgttgaaggcattgaggaatctggtaaggaaatatctctggaaCGACGACCCAACAGGCCACAGGTTGTCTAGTGAGTACTAATGCTACCTTTCTTGTAAGGTTGCAGGAAGAGAATCTTGCTAATCTGaaagtgctccctccttccctgcctttactttccagggaactagggagggccccttctgagaggCTTTCTCCACCCTCATCCCTCCTCTGGGCTCAGATCTCTCTTATCAgcccattgtctaggctgtgcctcttcctcctgtctcccaaggtcattctcacgcCCCATTACACTTTCATATCAAAGAGAAGACTAGAACttaagtctcctggtttctagtccagcaccttcaccgctACACCAAAGCGGCTCAAACAGAGAACCACCCCTGGCTTTGTGTGGCATGCCAAGGGCTGCCCCCTATGAGCAGACAGGGCCAACCCCCATTTGAGGAGGGCGTGCAGGGATTTCAAGAGGTGAAACAAGGGCCTTTAACACGTGCAAGGTCAGACATAAACATTTGACTCTTACAAACAATTGCAAAACAGAGCAGAAGTGTTTGGCCTCACAAGCTCGGCGGGGAGGGAGAGTCTTCTGCAGGCCACCCTTTTAGAAAGATTATTTAGACACCTACTTTTGCTGGAAAGGGGGTTCCTGGCGGCAGCTGCTCAACCCCAACTTCTGAAAGTCTACAGAGACGGGCCATGGAAACCCTCATCTTTGAGGCGCCCAAACTTTCCAGTGGCCTTCATAAAAGGCGACCCACACTTACGGTTTGCTCCAATCAAGGATTCGATGCGCTCCCGGCGTCTCTGTCGCAGCCGATGGACCATGAACAGCAGGAGAGACAAAATGAGGAAAGAAGAGACGCAGCTGACGATGAGACGCATTCCGCTGGCCATGGAGTCAAACAGGCTGTTGCCGTCTGCAAGAGGGAAAGAGAACGGCCCCCATGAGAGAGGAGAGGACAAAACCTCTTGGGGTTCACCCTTCTGAACCAACTGGAGAgggaaggttgttttttttttgtttgtttttttaaaaaaagatcattcTACCACCAATAGatctttttttggttttgctgGAGCACTAATGGAATAGTTTTGTTGGAAACATCTGCATTTGGACATCTGAGCATGAGGATGCGCAGCAAGAGTTTCCAAAAGTCATAATGTGCCAGCCCTTGGGaggcaggccaggtcaagaaagagACATCACAAGCAATGCTAGACCTCAGTTGAGATAGgaggatcttgaaagcctgacgtcatttccccttccctctctcttaacCAGAGACAGTCAAAGTGGGGTATCTTGAggttctttctcatgctttcctgttttcccGGACTGAGCTCATCTTTTACGAACAGCTGTCGTATATTTTCTTCAAGACacctctgtactcctctacataAATATCTTCTCGATACTCTGAATCACATTTAGATGGGAGTCTATCACCACTGGGGTAGGGTAATCATATTCTATGGATAAGTCAATTGACCGTATCAAAGCACAGGTATCAGCCacagaaaaatacaattaaatgaaataaggtaagatacaataaaataagataagataagcTACGGTGAGATTAGATAAAATATAGTCAGGTAAGATAAAGcagggataaaaaaaaacacaatagtataagataaaatacagggcagagatatataataaaatgaatatcaAACTCGAAGACAGTATGTGTTTAGGTGAGTTCATCACCTCTGCATGCAACCCCAATGCAGAAAGGGTGAGATGGAAGCTTGTGAATGGGTTTGTTGGGGGTACCCAAGGCTGAGGCTCCAGTTTCCTTCTTTTAAGGTTTTTATTATTGGTCGGTTTTATtcttgttgtgagccacccagagttgtgttctaAGATGGGCGGATgtgcaaatcttttaaataagtaagtaaataaatttgttaAGCGAGATCACACACTGTTGAGCTATGCctcagcaggaaaaaaacagcagCACTTGTATCTGAGAAAGGGGGTCTCAACCAGACAGTATTTCAGTCCCAGAAGAAGGTAACTTACCAGTCATTGGAATGGGCAAAATCAGACCTCTAAATTAATACATGCACATCTGCTCTAAGACCACTGAACTCGAAACCAATCTTAAGAGTTCGGCAGGCTGCAGAGGACTTTTGGgtatcttctatttatttattaaatgtatgtatgcattaaatttatccccgcccatctcctcccatcgttCAGCTGTATGGATTTCAAACAAGTTGCTTGAACCGCTCCTGTCTGGAACTCAAGACCGTGGCATTGCTCTTGAGACACGTCCCGAATGGCTGAGACAACCGGGCTCCAATGTGAAAAAAAACGCATTTGAACTCAAGATGGAGAGTTTCAGTcctgaaacatttcaaattcgAAACATTTCGCGCACTTCTAGGCATAAGCGCTAAAAGGGTTGGGCATAGACTTGATGTAAGTAAACGAGTAAGGagatgataagaaaaaaaaaaagatctatctGAGATGCAAGAtcaagagggaggagggaggctgAAGAGGAGGAATCAATTTCATCTGCTGCCTGCCAGGAGAAACACATACCAGGATCGGAACAGGTAAATTTGCAGCACTCCTTGGGGTCCTTGAGATAATGCTGACAGCCCTGCGGCCGCTCGCACAGTGCTGCCACGCACATCTCTGGCTCGCCGTTGTGACACGTGCAACTTAAGCAGGGGTCGTCCCCTTTGGGGGTGAAGTTGTAGCCTTCGTCGACAATATTATCTTTAATATCCACACAGGTCTGGCCTGAAacggggggggaaaaaaaaacaacttccttACTTTGGCCGACTCTCTTCCAACAGGTTCCCAGTTTATCCACCAGGTTCGTAAAAGGAGAACAGACAACTTACTTCTCTTGCAGAGGAAGGACGATTTTTCATAGCAGTTTTCAGC
Encoded here:
- the DGCR2 gene encoding integral membrane protein DGCR2/IDD isoform X1 gives rise to the protein MVPKADSGTFLLLFLLVLSITEPLRPELRCIPGQFTCRSGSIQCIPSKWQCDGWPTCEDESDEVGCPNYTGDQRIYHGKENVDSRHSRGRGGDTTRFHTINMAQPVRFSRKCPSGWHHYEGTASCYRVYLNGENYWDAVQTCQKVNGSLATFTTDQELKFILQQEWDSEEKAFGRKDQRRFWVGYQFVVTNRNNSLEGHWEVAYKGSSEVFLPPNPTFSTSLSENENILCAQFQCSHFPILRHHGFHSWYAENCYEKSSFLCKRSQTCVDIKDNIVDEGYNFTPKGDDPCLSCTCHNGEPEMCVAALCERPQGCQHYLKDPKECCKFTCSDPDGNSLFDSMASGMRLIVSCVSSFLILSLLLFMVHRLRQRRRERIESLIGANLHHFNLGRRMPGFDYGPGGFGTGLTPLHLSDDGEGGAFHFHDPPPPYTAYKYPDIQHPDDPPPPYEASINPDNVLCSPDGVHSQMGPNAQLSLGNADTSLPLPDESLPPSVGPSPMELESSADSSTLLVLPDTPLSESTLSENLAGGRHSHCSLNTIV
- the DGCR2 gene encoding integral membrane protein DGCR2/IDD isoform X2, whose product is MVPKADSGTFLLLFLLVLSITEPLRPDYTGDQRIYHGKENVDSRHSRGRGGDTTRFHTINMAQPVRFSRKCPSGWHHYEGTASCYRVYLNGENYWDAVQTCQKVNGSLATFTTDQELKFILQQEWDSEEKAFGRKDQRRFWVGYQFVVTNRNNSLEGHWEVAYKGSSEVFLPPNPTFSTSLSENENILCAQFQCSHFPILRHHGFHSWYAENCYEKSSFLCKRSQTCVDIKDNIVDEGYNFTPKGDDPCLSCTCHNGEPEMCVAALCERPQGCQHYLKDPKECCKFTCSDPDGNSLFDSMASGMRLIVSCVSSFLILSLLLFMVHRLRQRRRERIESLIGANLHHFNLGRRMPGFDYGPGGFGTGLTPLHLSDDGEGGAFHFHDPPPPYTAYKYPDIQHPDDPPPPYEASINPDNVLCSPDGVHSQMGPNAQLSLGNADTSLPLPDESLPPSVGPSPMELESSADSSTLLVLPDTPLSESTLSENLAGGRHSHCSLNTIV